In Musa acuminata AAA Group cultivar baxijiao chromosome BXJ2-3, Cavendish_Baxijiao_AAA, whole genome shotgun sequence, the following proteins share a genomic window:
- the LOC135608184 gene encoding glutamate--tRNA ligase, cytoplasmic-like, producing MEPSVAFAADSPPLSVIAAARVAGVALSTDPSLPSGSDPVLRLASGETLQGTNSLLRYIGQFAALPNFYGQDAFEEEQINKWLEFSSTFLSGSEFENACAHVDGHLTFRTLLVGFNLSIADIAIWSALAGTGQRWESLRKSKRYQNLVRWFNSILTEHGDALNEVTAAYVGKRGLGKFPAGNTKGIVSSGSSKETNVRSLPKENAGGFEVDLPGAKVGDVCLRFAPEPSGYLHIGHSKAALLNKYFAERYQGRLIIRFDDTNPSKESNEFVDNLLKDIETLGIKFEKVTYTSDYFEDLMKMAEKLILEGKAYVDDTPREQMQKERMDGIESRCRNNSVDVNLALWKEMIAGSERGLQCCVRGKLDMQDPNKSLRDPVYYRCNLVSHHRIGSKYKVYPTYDFACPYVDSIEGITHALRSSEYHDRNAQYYRILGDMGVRNVQIYEFSRLNMVYTLLSKRKLLWFVQNGKVDGWDDPRFPTVQGIVRRGLKVEALVQFILQQGASKNLNLMEWDKLWTINKKIIDPICPRHTAVLEERRVILILENGPEKPFVRIVPRHKKYEPAGQKATTYTKRIWLDYADASSITEGEEVTLMDWGNAIVKEIKKEDGIITQLVGVLHPEGSVKATKLKLTWLPEIEELVHLALVEFDYLIKKKKLEEGEDFLDNLNPCTRWEIPALGDANMRNLKQGEVIQLERKGYYRCDVPFLRPSKPIVLFAIPDGRQQAS from the exons ATGGAGCCGAGCGTGGCGTTCGCCGCCGACAGCCCGCCGTTGTCCGTCATCGCCGCTGCGAGAGTCGCCGGCGTCGCTCTCTCAACGGACCCCTCCCTCCCTTCCGGCTCCGACCCCGTCCTCCGCCTCGCGTCCGG AGAGACCTTGCAGGGTACTAACTCTCTCCTGCGCTATATTGGGCAATTTGCAGCTCTTCCTAATTTCTATGGGCAGGATGCATttgaagaagagcag ATTAATAAATGGCTCGAGTTTTCTTCAACCTTTCTATCAGGCTCTGAATTTGAGAATGCTTGTGCGCATGTTGATGGACATCTAACTTTCCGAACCttgttggtcggttttaatttgtccATTGCTGACATTGCAATATGGTCTGCTCTTGCAG GCACTGGGCAGAGGTGGGAAAGCCTTAGAAAATCTAAAAGGTATCAAAATTTAGTTCGTTGGTTCAATTCCATATTAACAGAACATGGAGATGCTCTGAATGAAGTCACTGCTGCATATGTTGGAAAAAGAGGATTAGGTAAGTTTCCTGCAGGTAACACTAAGGGAATAGTAAGCAGTGGCAGTTCCAAAGAAACAAATGTGCGGTCTCTGCCAAAGGAAAATGCTGGTGGCTTTGAAGTAGATCTTCCTGGTGCAAAAGTTGGGGATGTGTGCTTGCGGTTTGCCCCAGAGCCTAGTGGGTATCTCCACATTGGGCACTCAAAGGCAGCTCTGCTGAACAAGTACTTTGCCGAGAGATACCAAGGACGGCTAATAATTCGCTTTGATGACACAAACCCATCAAAAGAAAGTAACGAGTTTGTTGATAATCTGCTGAAAGACATTGAGACATTGGGCATCAAGTTTGAAAAGGTTACTTACACATCAGATTACTTTGAGGATTTGATGAAAATGGCTGAAAAGTTGATATTGGAAGGAAAAGCTTATGTTGATGATACACCAAGGGAGCAGATGCAAAAGGAGAGGATGGATGGGATTGAGTCAAGATGTCGGAACAACTCTGTTGATGTGAATCTTGCATTGTGGAAAGAGATGATTGCCGGGTCTGAGAGAGGTCTGCAATGTTGTGTAAGGGGTAAGCTGGACATGCAGGATCCTAATAAGTCCCTTCGAGATCCTGTTTATTATCGGTGCAACCTGGTTTCTCACCATCGTATCGGATCTAAGTATAAGGTCTATCCGACATATGACTTTGCTTGTCCATATGTTGATTCTATTGAGGGCATTACTCATGCTCTTCGATCAAGTGAATATCATGATCGCAATGCACAGTATTACCGTATTCTTGGGGATATGGGCGTGCGAAATGTCCAAATATACGAATTTAGCCGATTGAATATGGTATATACACTTCTTAGCAAGAGGAAACTTCTTTGGTTTGTCCAAAATGGTAAAGTCGATGGATGGGATGATCCTCGCTTCCCAACCGTCCAGGGCATTGTACGTAGAGGCTTGAAGGTTGAGGCACTAGTACAATTCATTCTTCAACAG GGTGCTTCTAAGAACCTGAACCTAATGGAATGGGACAAATTGTGGACCATCAATAAGAAGATAATTGATCCCATATGTCCAAGGCATACAGCTGTCCTTGAGGAACGACGTGTAATATTAATCCTTGAAAATGGGCCCGAGAAGCCCTTTGTTAGGATTGTGCCTAGGCATAAGAAATATGAACCTGCTGGCCAAAAGGCTACAACGTATACAAAGAGAATATGGTTAGACTATGCTGATGCTTCATCAATTACAGAGGGTGAAGAGGTCACATTAATGGACTGGGGAAATGCTATtgtaaaagaaatcaagaaagaagATGGAATTATAACCCAATTGGTTGGTGTTCTCCATCCTGAAGGTTCTGTTAAAGCAACAAAATTGAAGCTTACATGGCTTCCTGAAATTGAGGAGTTGGTTCATCTTGCACTGGTTGAATTTGACTACctaataaagaagaagaag CTTGAAGAAGGGGAAGACTTTCTTGATAACTTAAATCCTTGCACAAGATGGGAAATCCCAGCCCTGGGTGATGCCAACATGCGGAACCTGAAACAGGGTGAGGTAATACAGCTTGAAAGGAAAGGCTACTACAGATGCGACGTGCCATTCTTAAGGCCTTCAAAGCCGATTGTGCTGTTTGCGATCCCAGATGGAAGGCAGCAGGCATCCTAA
- the LOC135608185 gene encoding cation/H(+) antiporter 19-like — MATTSACPTPSTVTSNGSWDGDNPLHHALPLIILQICLVVVVTRALAFVLRPLRQPRVIAEIIGGILLGPSALGRSTRFTENVFPKHSMTVLDTLANIGLIFFLFLVGLELDIRAIRRTGKGALAIALAGISLPFVLGVGTSVVLRSTIVKGTRQGPFLVFMGVALSITAFPVLARILAELKLLTTDLGRMAMSAAAVNDVAAWILLALAIALSGNGSPIVSLWVLLTGIAFVTCVAVFLRPVLAWMARRSPEGEPVKESYICATLTLVLAAGFTTDAIGIHALFGAFVVGIAVPKDGPFAGVLIEKVEDLVSGLFLPLYFVSSGLKTNVATIKGGRSWGLLVLVITNACLGKIVGTIIASVVAKVPIREAVTLGFLMNTKGLVELIVLNIGKDRKVLNDETFAIMVLMALFTTFITTPIVMGIYKPARRAAPYRHRTVERSDMDSELRVLACFHGSRNIPTMVNVIESSRGTRRRRLTVYAMHLMELSERSSAISMVHKARRNGLPFWNKGGNADQMVVAFEAYRQLSAVTVRPMTAISDLDTIHEDIVTSAQQKRAALILLPFHKLQQIDGTFESIGHAYHLVNQRVLRHAPCSVAILVDRGLGGSTKITSDEVSYTVAVLFFGGPDDREVLAYGTRMAEHPGVSLMVLRFLPAATVGQDELAKDEACISNFRANLPSSSASDGSVKYEETSASDKAGIIAAIKNLGRCNIFSVGRSPPAVALVEKSDCPELGPVGSYLAASEFSTTASVVVIQRYDPKGDTSTLVEEVAVVHDVPDTPLAFATPESSLHDKGKGR; from the exons ATGGCCACGACGAGTGCGTGTCCGACACCGTCGACGGTGACGTCGAATGGGTCGTGGGACGGGGACAACCCACTGCACCACGCGCTGCCGCTCATCATCCTCCAGATCTGCCTGGTGGTGGTCGTCACCCGAGCCCTCGCCTTCGTCCTCCGCCCCCTCCGCCAGCCCCGCGTCATCGCAGAGATCATC GGCGGCATACTGTTGGGGCCCTCAGCGCTGGGCCGCAGCACAAGGTTCACGGAGAACGTGTTCCCAAAGCACAGCATGACGGTGCTTGACACCCTGGCCAACATCGgcctcatcttcttcctcttcctggtGGGGCTGGAGCTCGACATCCGGGCCATTCGCCGCACCGGCAAGGGCGCCCTGGCCATCGCCCTCGCCGGCATCTCCCTCCCCTTCGTCCTCGGTGTCGGGACCTCTGTCGTCCTCCGCTCCACCATCGTCAAGGGCACCCGCCAGGGCCCCTTCCTCGTCTTCATGGGTGTTGCCCTATCTATCACCGCCTTCCCTGTCCTCGCCCGTATCCTCGCCGAGCTCAAGCTCCTCACCACCGACCTTGGCCGCATGGCCATGTCCGCCGCCGCCGTCAACGACGTCGCCGCCTGGATCCTCCTCGCCCTCGCCATCGCCCTCTCCGGCAACGGCTCCCCGATCGTCTCCCTCTGGGTCCTACTCACTGGCATCGCCTTTGTCACCTGCGTCGCCGTCTTCCTCCGCCCCGTGCTCGCCTGGATGGCCCGCCGCTCCCCGGAGGGCGAGCCCGTCAAGGAGTCCTACATCTGCGCCACCCTCACTCTCGTTCTCGCCGCAGGATTCACCACCGATGCTATCGGCATCCACGCCCTTTTCGGCGCCTTTGTGGTGGGCATCGCCGTGCCCAAGGATGGGCCCTTCGCGGGGGTGCTCATCGAGAAGGTGGAGGACCTGGTGTCCGGCCTCTTCCTCCCGCTCTACTTCGTCTCCAGCGGCCTCAAGACTAACGTCGCCACCATCAAAGGCGGCCGCTCATGGGGTCTCCTTGTCCTCGTCATCACCAACGCCTGCCTCGGCAAGATCGTCGGCACCATCATCGCGTCTGTCGTCGCCAAGGTCCCCATACGCGAGGCCGTCACCCTCGGCTTCCTCATGAACACCAAGGGACTCGTCGAGCTCATCGTCCTCAACATCGGCAAGGACCGCAAG GTGCTCAACGACGAGACGTTCGCCATCATGGTGCTGATGGCTTTGTTCACCACCTTCATTACCACTCCCATCGTCATGGGCATCTACAAGCCTGCCCGGCGAGCAGCGCCCTACAGGCACCGGACGGTGGAGAGGTCAGATATGGACAGCGAGCTCCGCGTCCTTGCCTGCTTCCACGGCAGCCGCAATATCCCCACCATGGTCAACGTCATCGAGTCATCCCGCGGCACCCGCCGTCGCCGCCTTACCGTGTATGCCATGCACCTAATGGAGCTCTCGGAGCGGTCGTCAGCCATCTCCATGGTCCACAAGGCCCGCCGCAACGGCCTACCCTTCTGGAACAAGGGGGGCAACGCCGATCAGATGGTCGTGGCCTTCGAAGCGTACCGGCAGCTCAGCGCCGTCACCGTTCGCCCCATGACAGCCATATCCGACCTCGACACCATCCACGAGGACATCGTCACCAGCGCTCAGCAGAAGCGCGCCGCCCTCATCCTCCTCCCCTTCCACAAACTGCAGCAGATCGACGGCACCTTCGAATCCATAGGCCACGCATACCATCTCGTCAACCAGCGAGTCCTCCGCCACGCACCCTGCTCCGTGGCCATTCTTGTGGACCGCGGCCTCGGCGGAAGCACTAAGATCACCTCCGACGAGGTATCCTACACAGTCGCGGTCCTCTTCTTCGGCGGCCCCGACGACCGCGAGGTCCTAGCCTACGGCACGCGCATGGCGGAGCACCCGGGCGTTTCCCTCATGGTTCTCCGCTTCCTCCCGGCCGCTACAGTGGGCCaggatgagcttgccaaagatgagGCCTGCATCTCCAACTTCAGGGCCAATTTGCCATCCTCGTCGGCATCCGATGGGTCGGTCAAGTACGAGGAGACATCGGCTTCGGACAAGGCGGGAATCATAGCGGCCATCAAGAACTTAGGCCGGTGCAACATCTTCAGCGTGGGCCGCTCGCCGCCGGCGGTCGCCCTGGTCGAGAAGAGCGACTGCCCGGAGCTGGGACCCGTGGGGAGCTACCTGGCCGCCTCAGAGTTCTCGACCACAGCGTCGGTGGTTGTGATCCAGAGGTACGATCCCAAGGGGGACACGTCCACGCTGGTGGAGGAGGTAGCGGTGGTGCACGATGTGCCCGACACACCGCTGGCCTTTGCCACGCCGGAGTCTTCCCTCCATGACAAAGGAAAAGGCAGGTAG